The nucleotide sequence CCCTGTGTCGTCGGGCCGACCGCTCCCGGTCGCGTCGTGACCGTGCTCGTGTGCCGATCCGTGAGCGTGCTCGTGCGCGGGGCCGTGGGCGTGTTCGTGGTCTTCTGGACCGTGCGCGTGGCCGTTCGGTTCGTGCTCGTGGGTCGATCCCCGGTCGCGGTCTCCGGAAGCGTGCGCGTGATCGGGACTCGAGTGGCTGTGTTCCGGTGGGTCCGACTCGTCGAACAGGGTCGGATCGACCGTACGGCGAGTCACCTCGGCGCCATCCGGGAGCCGCGCACGGATCGCATCGGCGATGGGACGGTCGGCTTCGACAGGGACGAACGCCGTTGCATCCTCAACCACGAGATCGTAGTGGCGGTTCCCGAGAAAGTGCCCCAGTTCGAGGAGACACCCGTGGGTCCCGCCGTCGTCCGCGAGGGCACTCACGTCGATCGCCAGTGCCGGCCGATCCTCGAACGCGATGGCGATGGCGCGGTCGTCGTCAGCGTAGACGACATCGCCCGCCTCGACGCTGGTGTCACCGAGCACCAGCCCGACGTCCGTGCCGGCATCGGTCGTCGTTCGGACGCGCGATCGCTTGCGTTCGGCGTCGCTCAACCGGACGTATTCGATTGTGCGGTCGTCGAACGCCGCGATCGAGCCGACGACCGTTTCGGCGACGATCATCAGTACTTTCTGAGCGCCGGCGCGGGAACGCCGAGCAGTCGCTGCCGTGCGCCGTCCCAGGCGGCGTGCAGCGTGTCGGTCACCGATTCGGTACTGTCCCCAACTACCCGCACCCAGGAACCGGCGTCGTTGGGGAGCGTCGAGACGCCGGCCTCGGGATCGCAATCGGCGACCCGGTCGGCCATCGCGTCGGCGAGGGATGCGGCCGGACACTCGGTCGTCGTGACGGCATACAGCGTCCCGAAGACGTCGCCGCTGAGCACGCCGGTCGTCCGCGGTCCGGCTCCGTCGTCGCCTGGCGAAAGGGTGAGCCGATCGGCGAACAGCCGCCCGTCCGGCCCGCTGGCCTCGACTCCGGCGGCGTAGCGGTCGAACTCGAAGGCCTCGCCGCGGGCAAGTCGGCCGGGGACGATCACCTCGCCGACGATCGCCGTGGCCGCCGATCCCAACTCGATCGTCAGCGACTGGGTGTACCTCGCGTCCGGGTAGAGAATCGTCGCCCCCGGGACGTATTCGAGATGGGTGCCGTCCCCGGCTGCCACTTCGATCTCCGCCCGGGCGAAATTGTGGGTCATCGACTGGACTTTCGTCGCGCTCTGGGTCGAGACCAGCGCGGTCGCGCCCTGACGGGCGCGGATCGAGACGTCGTGTCGGTCACCCTGGGCGACGCCGCCGGTCGGTGACTGGACGTAGACGGCCGTCCCGTCCGCCGGCGGTGCGTGATCGAGCGTCCCCGAGACGTGAAAGGGGACACGGGCGAAGTCGCGCTGGAGAACCGTTCCACTGTCGGCGTCGGTCCCGAAGAGGAGTTCGAGCCGGCCGTCCTTGCCCGGCGACCCCACGGCCGCCTGGGGGACCGCCTCGCCGGCGTACTGCTCGAACCCGCGGGGAACGTCGGCGGCCATCAGGCGAACAACACCTCCTCGGAGAGGTACTCGCGGACCTGCGCGATGCCGTCGCCGTCCTTGCAGTTGGTGAACACGGTCGGCCCCTCCCGGACGCGGTCGGCGTCGGCGGCCATGACGTCGAGGTCAGCACCGACGTGGGGGGCCAGATCGGTCTTGTTGATCACCAGCAGGTCGGCATCGACGACGCCCGGGCCGCGTTTGCGCGGGATGTCCTCGCCCTCCGCCGCCGAGATGACGAACGCGTAGTAGTCGGCCAGTTCGGGATCGAACGTCGCCCCGAGGTTGTCCCCGCCGCTCTCGACGATCACGACATCCAGGGCCGGATGCGAGTCGAGAAAGGCGTCGATCTGTTCGAGGTTCATCGAGGGGTCCTCGCGGATACCCGTATGCGGGCACGCGCCGGTTTCGACCCCGGCGACCAGCTCGTCCGGGACGATCCCGGCGAAGCGCTCCCGAAGCGCGTCGGCGTCCTCCTGGGTGAGGATGTCGTTGGCGATGACGCCCACGTCGAGGCCGGCCTCGCGCAGGCGGGGAACGAGATCGGCGATCAGCGAGGTTTTGCCCGAGCCGACCGGCCCGCCGATCCCGACCGTCGCCACGTCGCGGTGGGTCGGACTCATGGCTGGAACCCCCCTGGTGGATCGTTCGTCCCGGTCGTGGCCCCGCCGTCGGTGACCGCCTCGCCCGTATCCTCGGCAGTCCCGTCCGACCGGACGGGGTCGTGGACTGTGACCAGTTTCGTCCCGTCGGGGAAGACCGGCTCGACCTGGATCATGTCGATCATCTCGGGGACGCCGGCCATGACGTCCCCCGGATCGAGCAACTGGGCCGCGCCCGATCGGATCTCGGCGACGCTGTCGCCCTCACGGGCGCGTTCGATACACCAATCCGAGATGTACGCGACGGCCTCGGGGTGGTTCAGCGCGACGCCGCGGTCCTTGCGCCGGCGCGCGAGCTCTGCGGCCATGAAAATCGTCAACCGTTCTCGTTCCTTTGGCGTGAGGTTCATAGCAGGTACCGTTGTGCGAGCGGGAGTTCGGAACTCGGTTCGCAGGTCACGTTCTCGCCGTCGATGCGGACGTCGAAGGTTTCGGGGTCCACCTCGATGTCGGCCGGGCAGTAGGCGTTGTAGTGCATGTCGTCTTTGCCGACCGAGCGGGTCCCGGAGACCGGGACGACCCGTGAATCGAGGTCGTATTCCTCCCCGACGCCGGCCTCGTGTGCGGCACCGCTGACGAACGTCAGCGACAGCGCCTGTTTCGCCCGGCCGACGGCCCCCGCACGAGGCCGCTGGACGATGGGCTCACAGGTCATCAGCGACCCGTTAGCCTCGCCCATCGCCGAGGAGACCGGGAATCCACCCTTGAACGTCATCTGTGGTTTGATCCCGAAGGAGTCGGGCTCCCAAAGCACGACATCCGCCAGCTTTCCCGGTTCGAGCGTCCCCACGTACGCGTCGATACCCGCCGAGATGGCGGGGTTGATCGTGTACTTCGCCAGGTAGCGCTTGATCCGGTGGTTGTCCCCCGACTCGCCTTCGTCCTCGGGCAGGGGACCGCGCTGGTCTTTCATCTTCGAGGCCGTCTGCCAGGTTCGGGGAACGAGTTCGGCCATCCGGCCCATCGCCTGGGAGTCGGTGGTCATCATCGAAATCGCACCCATGTCGTGGAGGACGTCCTCGGCGGCGATGGTCTCGGGCCGAATACGTGACTCCGCGAAGGCCACGTCCTCGGGGACATCCCGATCGAGGTGGTGACAGACCATCACCATGTCGAGGTGTTCGTCGAACGTGTTCTCGGTGTAGGGCATCGAGGGGTTCGTCGAGGAGGGAAGCATGTTCGATTGGCCGACCAGTTCCATGATGTCCGGGGCGTGTCCGCCGCCCGCGCCCTCGATGTGAAAGAGGTGCATCGTCCGGCCGTCGACCGCAGCCATCGTGTTCTCGACGAATCCGGCTTCGTTGAGCGTGTCCGTGTGCATACAGACCTGTACGTCCGCACGCTCGGCGACCGACAGGCAGGTGTCGATCGCTTCCGGCGTCGAGCCCCAGTCCTCGTGGAGTTTGAGCCCACAGACACCCGCCTCGACCTGCTCGCGGAGGGCGTCGGGATCTGAAGCGTTGCCCTTGCCGTAAAAGCCGACGTTGACCGGCCAGGCCTCGGCGGCCTGCAGGAAGCGCGCGACGTTCGTCGGGCCGGGCGTACAGGTGGTCGCACCGCCGCCGAAGCCACCGCCCAGCATCGTCGTGATGCCCGACGCCAGCGCGTGCTCGTGCAGCTGTGCGGAGTTGAAGTGGACGTGAATGTCAAGCGCTCCCGGCGTGGCGATCATCCCCTCGGCGGGGTAGACGTCCGTCGAGGGGCCGACGACCATGTCGACGCCGTCCATCGTGTCGGGGTTGCCGGCCTTGCCGACGCCGGCGATTTCGCCGTTCCGGATGCCGATGTCCGCGGCGACGACGCCCAGGACCGGGTCGAGGATCGTCGCATTGGTGATGACCCAGTCGAGTGCGCCCGCCGACTGCGTGACGCTGGCGGTCATACCCTGGCCGTCCCGGAGTGTCTTCCCGCCGCCGAAGACGGCCTCGTCGCCGGGCGTCCGGCGGTCCGCCTCGACGGTCGCGAACAGCGCGGTGTCGCCCAGCCGAACCTGATCGCCCGTCGTGGGGCCGTAGAGGTCGGCGTACGCGTCCCGATCGATGTCCTTACTCATGGTCCGCCCCGTCGATCCCAAACCCGGCCGCCCGAGCGCGTTCGAGCGCCCGATCGACGCCGCTTTCGACGCTGCCGTTCGTCAGGCCGTTCATTCCGTGGATACGGCGCTTCCCGCCGATAGCGACGAGTTCGACCGTTTTGGACTCGCCGGGCTCGAACCGGACGGCCGTGCCCGCCGGGATATTCAACCGCATACCGTAGGCCGCCCGCCGGTCGAATGCAAGGGCCGCGTTGGCCTCGAAGACGTGGAAGTGCGAGCCGACCTGGACCGGGCGATCGCCGGTGTTGGCGACCGTGACACGCCGGGTTTCCCGACCCTCGTTGATCGTCACCGACCCCTCGCCGGTGCGCACTTCACCCGGAACGACGGTATCGGTCATGCCCCTGTCACCGCCATTGTCGTGACGTTCGTCCAGTTATATCGCATATATCGAGACAGAAGTCCAGCTATCGATAAGATACCTCTATCGAACAAAAATTGCCGTTCCGCGAACCGGGAAGCTGACACTCGGGCACACTTCGCCACCCCAACCTCACAATTGCCCATCACATCTCCCGTACTGGGTTCGCAATTTTGGATATGCCTATTTTTGCGTGAAAATATAATCCCCTTATATTGTTGCCAGTTGCATCTATATTACTGGGGTAAAGTTTTAGTGGACTACCCAATACCGGACGATTGTCGATATATGATCGAAGAACATTCCAAGATTTCGCGTTTGGGCGCGAGAGAGCCGTCGGATATCGAGTTATCCTTCCGTTTCGGCAGTGATTCCGGGGGAGATTCGGATGAATGAGCGACCGTCGGTCGGCCGCCGGGAGTTCCTCGCGGGGATGGGAACGGCGGGTGTAGCCAGTCTCGCGGGGTGTGGTGGAATCCTCGGCGGGAGTGGCGGGTCGGACACCGTCAAGATCGGTGTCCTCGAGGATCGGTCGGGGAACTTCGCGCTGAACGGGACGCCCAAGTGGCGGGCCTCGAAGCTCGCGATCGACGAAATCAACGACGAGGGCGGGATCGACGGCAAGGAGATCGAGCTGTTCGATCCGGACCCCCAGTCCGACGACACGCGTTACGCGCAACTCACCAAGCGGTTGATCAACCAGAACGACGTCGACGTGCTGTGGGCGGGCTACGCCTCCAAGACCAGGGAGACGATCCGGCCGACCATCGACAGCAACGAACAGCTGTACTTCTACACCACCCAGTACGAGGGCGGCGTCGCCGACGAGTACACCTTCTGTATGGGGGCAACGGCCCGCCAGCAACTGGGCAGCGTGGTGCCCTACATGATCGAGAACTTCGGCGACCGGATCTACACGATCGCAGCCGACTACAACTTCGGTCAACTGTCGGCCGACTGGGTGAAGGTCATCGCCGACGAGAACGGTGGGGAGGTCATCGGCGAGGAGTTCATCCCGCTGTCCGTGTCGAACTTCGGATCGACGATCAGCGACATTCAGGCGGCCGACCCGGACTTCGTGATGGCGCTTTTGGTCGGGAAGAACCACTCGTCGTTCTGGAATCAGCGGACCTCCGCCGGACTGGACATCCCGATGGGCACCTCGACAGTCATGGCCCAGGGCTACCAGCACCAGCGGCTCGATCCGCCCGCTCTCGAGAACGTTTACGGCGGGTTCAACTACATGGAGGAGGTCCCGACCGACCGCAACCAGGACTTCGTCGACCGCTACTACGAGAAGTACGGCGACGACGCCGCCTACATCAACGAGGAGGCCGTCAACAACTACGTCTCGACGTACCTCTACAAACAGGCCGTCGAGGAGGCCGGGACGCTTGACCAGGCGGAAGTCATCGCCACCTTGGAGGAGGGGATGGAGATCACCGGCGACCAGTCCCCGGAGGGCGACATCAGCCTGCAGGGCGACGTCCACCACATGACCCACAACATGCGGGTCATGCGGTGTGATGCCGATCACAACATCACGGTCGAGGACACCCGGAAGATACCCGAACAGTTCCTCACCGAGACCGTCGACATCGATCTCAGCGGGGACGACGACGGCATGACCAAGCAGTTCACGCCCGTCGATTACTTCCCCGAAGCAGGAGGGTGACCGATGACGACAGGGAGCCCCGCGCTGATCGCCCAAAGCGGCTCCGCCGGCACCGTCGAGACGGTCCTGAAGACGCTTGATGGGGCCGGCGTGCCGATCGAACTCCTCCTGCAGATCGCCGACAGCTTCGCGTACATCACGCTCGCGGCGATCGGTCTCGCCGTCATTTTCGGCATGGTCGGCGTGATCAACCTCGCCCACGGCGAGTTCATCCTGATCGGCGCCTACGCGACGACGCTGTCGGTCAACGTCTACGGCCTGCCGCTGCCGATTGCGATGGTGTTCGGCAGCCTCCTGACGGGCCTGTTCGGGATCGTCGTCGAGCGGACGATCGTTCGCCGGCTCTACGGGCGGTTGCTCGACACGATGATCGCTACCTTCGGACTCGGGTTGATCATCACCCAGGGTGTCCGGATCGTCTACGGGAACACCATCGACTCGGTGTCGACGCCGTTCGGTGCGGTGCCCGGGTACACCTACTCGGCCTACCGGGTCTTCCTCGCGGTGGTCGCGATCGCCGTCCTGGTGGCGATCTACCTGCTGTTTACCCGGACGGAGTTCGGCGTCAAGGCCCGGGCCACCATCCAGGACCCCGACACCGCCCGGGCCATGGGCGTCGACACCGATCGGATGTACATGTTGACCTTCGGGCTCGGGTCGGCGCTGGCGGGCCTGACCGGCGCGTTGTACGCCCCGATGGAGTCGATGGTCCCCTCGATGGGCAACGGCTACCTCGTCGAGTCCTTCGTCGCGGTCGTCGTCGGCGGCTCCTCGGCGCTCGTGGGCACGCTCTCGGCCGGCGGGCTCCTGGGGACGATCCGTGGCGTCTTCGCCAGCGAGTTCGGCACCTTCGTCGCGAAGATGGCCTTGCTCGCGACGGCGATCCTCGTCATCCGGTTCCTCCCGGGCGGACTGTCCGGGCTGTACGATAGCCTCACCGATCGGGTGCAGGAGGAATGACGATGCCCGAATTCGATTTCGTTCCCGACAGACTGGATCGACTTCGCGACCAGTTGAGCGGGCCGAACACGGTCGGGGAAACGCCGGCCTTCTGGCGGACGTTCCTCCTCGCCGTGGCGGTGTTTGCCAGCCTCCCGTTCCTGCTTGGAAGCTACGGCGCAAACCAGTTCGCGCTGTT is from Halorhabdus sp. BNX81 and encodes:
- the ureG gene encoding urease accessory protein UreG codes for the protein MSPTHRDVATVGIGGPVGSGKTSLIADLVPRLREAGLDVGVIANDILTQEDADALRERFAGIVPDELVAGVETGACPHTGIREDPSMNLEQIDAFLDSHPALDVVIVESGGDNLGATFDPELADYYAFVISAAEGEDIPRKRGPGVVDADLLVINKTDLAPHVGADLDVMAADADRVREGPTVFTNCKDGDGIAQVREYLSEEVLFA
- a CDS encoding urease subunit beta codes for the protein MTDTVVPGEVRTGEGSVTINEGRETRRVTVANTGDRPVQVGSHFHVFEANAALAFDRRAAYGMRLNIPAGTAVRFEPGESKTVELVAIGGKRRIHGMNGLTNGSVESGVDRALERARAAGFGIDGADHE
- a CDS encoding urea ABC transporter substrate-binding protein, which codes for MNERPSVGRREFLAGMGTAGVASLAGCGGILGGSGGSDTVKIGVLEDRSGNFALNGTPKWRASKLAIDEINDEGGIDGKEIELFDPDPQSDDTRYAQLTKRLINQNDVDVLWAGYASKTRETIRPTIDSNEQLYFYTTQYEGGVADEYTFCMGATARQQLGSVVPYMIENFGDRIYTIAADYNFGQLSADWVKVIADENGGEVIGEEFIPLSVSNFGSTISDIQAADPDFVMALLVGKNHSSFWNQRTSAGLDIPMGTSTVMAQGYQHQRLDPPALENVYGGFNYMEEVPTDRNQDFVDRYYEKYGDDAAYINEEAVNNYVSTYLYKQAVEEAGTLDQAEVIATLEEGMEITGDQSPEGDISLQGDVHHMTHNMRVMRCDADHNITVEDTRKIPEQFLTETVDIDLSGDDDGMTKQFTPVDYFPEAGG
- the urtB gene encoding urea ABC transporter, permease protein UrtB, whose product is MTTGSPALIAQSGSAGTVETVLKTLDGAGVPIELLLQIADSFAYITLAAIGLAVIFGMVGVINLAHGEFILIGAYATTLSVNVYGLPLPIAMVFGSLLTGLFGIVVERTIVRRLYGRLLDTMIATFGLGLIITQGVRIVYGNTIDSVSTPFGAVPGYTYSAYRVFLAVVAIAVLVAIYLLFTRTEFGVKARATIQDPDTARAMGVDTDRMYMLTFGLGSALAGLTGALYAPMESMVPSMGNGYLVESFVAVVVGGSSALVGTLSAGGLLGTIRGVFASEFGTFVAKMALLATAILVIRFLPGGLSGLYDSLTDRVQEE
- a CDS encoding urease accessory protein UreD — translated: MAADVPRGFEQYAGEAVPQAAVGSPGKDGRLELLFGTDADSGTVLQRDFARVPFHVSGTLDHAPPADGTAVYVQSPTGGVAQGDRHDVSIRARQGATALVSTQSATKVQSMTHNFARAEIEVAAGDGTHLEYVPGATILYPDARYTQSLTIELGSAATAIVGEVIVPGRLARGEAFEFDRYAAGVEASGPDGRLFADRLTLSPGDDGAGPRTTGVLSGDVFGTLYAVTTTECPAASLADAMADRVADCDPEAGVSTLPNDAGSWVRVVGDSTESVTDTLHAAWDGARQRLLGVPAPALRKY
- a CDS encoding urease subunit gamma, with the protein product MNLTPKERERLTIFMAAELARRRKDRGVALNHPEAVAYISDWCIERAREGDSVAEIRSGAAQLLDPGDVMAGVPEMIDMIQVEPVFPDGTKLVTVHDPVRSDGTAEDTGEAVTDGGATTGTNDPPGGFQP
- the ureC gene encoding urease subunit alpha, producing the protein MSKDIDRDAYADLYGPTTGDQVRLGDTALFATVEADRRTPGDEAVFGGGKTLRDGQGMTASVTQSAGALDWVITNATILDPVLGVVAADIGIRNGEIAGVGKAGNPDTMDGVDMVVGPSTDVYPAEGMIATPGALDIHVHFNSAQLHEHALASGITTMLGGGFGGGATTCTPGPTNVARFLQAAEAWPVNVGFYGKGNASDPDALREQVEAGVCGLKLHEDWGSTPEAIDTCLSVAERADVQVCMHTDTLNEAGFVENTMAAVDGRTMHLFHIEGAGGGHAPDIMELVGQSNMLPSSTNPSMPYTENTFDEHLDMVMVCHHLDRDVPEDVAFAESRIRPETIAAEDVLHDMGAISMMTTDSQAMGRMAELVPRTWQTASKMKDQRGPLPEDEGESGDNHRIKRYLAKYTINPAISAGIDAYVGTLEPGKLADVVLWEPDSFGIKPQMTFKGGFPVSSAMGEANGSLMTCEPIVQRPRAGAVGRAKQALSLTFVSGAAHEAGVGEEYDLDSRVVPVSGTRSVGKDDMHYNAYCPADIEVDPETFDVRIDGENVTCEPSSELPLAQRYLL